A genome region from Methylorubrum populi includes the following:
- a CDS encoding DUF1801 domain-containing protein, producing MSDDVDAKIASLGDWRGALLTRIRRLIRDAVPDVIEEVKWRKPTSPLGVPTWSHHGIICTGESYKDKVKLTFAKGSSLTDPSSLFNASLTGVRRALDIREHDELDEAALKALFQAAAALNAAGSSR from the coding sequence ATGTCTGACGACGTCGATGCGAAGATCGCGAGCTTGGGCGATTGGCGCGGGGCGCTGCTGACGCGCATTCGTCGCCTTATCAGGGATGCGGTGCCCGACGTGATCGAGGAGGTGAAATGGCGGAAACCGACCAGCCCGCTCGGCGTCCCGACCTGGTCGCATCACGGGATCATCTGCACCGGCGAAAGCTATAAGGATAAGGTCAAGCTGACCTTCGCCAAGGGGAGTTCGCTGACCGACCCCAGCAGCCTGTTCAATGCCAGCCTCACGGGGGTTAGACGCGCGCTCGACATTCGCGAGCATGACGAGCTCGACGAAGCGGCTTTGAAGGCGCTCTTTCAAGCGGCGGCTGCACTGAACGCGGCCGGCAGCTCCCGCTGA
- a CDS encoding helix-turn-helix transcriptional regulator, which produces MDAASHEPWTVRSLAAVSGISQAHFARSFRDAFGIPPHRYLLSRRIERAKALLRDTETSVTDIAFQTGWSSLGTFGRVFRDIVEESPTDFRAREGTSPNGLHEVPHCFVIAAYRPDLTSAVSEKRRQNEEDMLAP; this is translated from the coding sequence ATGGACGCGGCTTCGCACGAGCCGTGGACGGTCCGCAGTCTCGCTGCGGTAAGCGGCATATCGCAGGCCCACTTCGCCCGGTCGTTCAGGGACGCCTTCGGCATACCTCCCCATCGCTATCTTCTCTCGCGCCGGATCGAGCGTGCGAAGGCCTTGCTTCGCGACACGGAAACTTCGGTCACGGACATAGCCTTCCAGACCGGCTGGAGCAGCCTCGGTACATTCGGCCGCGTATTCCGCGACATCGTCGAAGAGAGCCCGACCGACTTTCGCGCACGTGAAGGGACCAGCCCGAACGGACTGCACGAGGTGCCACATTGCTTCGTCATCGCCGCATACCGGCCCGATCTCACCAGCGCAGTTTCGGAGAAGCGCCGTCAGAACGAGGAGGATATGCTCGCCCCATGA
- a CDS encoding YafY family protein — translation MARSDRLMRLLGALRRLPKPVTAVRLAAETEVSIRQLYRDIATLRAGGVLIDGAAGYGYTLTEDPALPPQSFSRLEIEALMLGVASLGDFGDDALTTAGRNALARIVATLPDRQARQAAHATMRSWRPPEARAAVTVDLDLLREACWDEFSVRIVYRDANERRTEREILPLGMSYSPKTLMLVAWCMFREAHRTFEVPRIEALERVGRSFRPRRVKLLRDYVVLRTAEWKTKKHRTATLS, via the coding sequence ATGGCACGATCGGATCGCCTGATGCGGTTGCTGGGTGCGCTGCGGCGGCTTCCCAAGCCGGTGACGGCAGTTCGCCTCGCGGCGGAGACGGAGGTCTCGATACGGCAGTTGTATCGCGACATCGCCACGCTGCGCGCTGGCGGCGTATTGATCGACGGCGCGGCAGGCTACGGCTACACGCTGACCGAAGACCCGGCTTTGCCGCCACAGAGCTTTTCGCGCCTCGAAATCGAGGCGCTGATGCTGGGCGTCGCGAGCCTTGGCGATTTCGGCGACGATGCGCTGACGACGGCGGGGCGCAACGCGCTCGCGCGGATCGTCGCGACCTTGCCCGATCGACAGGCGCGGCAGGCAGCCCATGCGACCATGCGATCCTGGCGTCCGCCCGAGGCGCGCGCCGCCGTCACGGTCGACCTCGATCTCCTGCGCGAAGCCTGCTGGGACGAGTTCAGCGTGCGGATCGTCTATCGCGACGCCAACGAGCGGCGGACCGAACGTGAGATCCTGCCGCTCGGCATGTCCTACAGCCCCAAAACGCTGATGCTGGTGGCCTGGTGCATGTTTCGCGAGGCCCATCGGACATTCGAGGTGCCGCGGATCGAAGCGCTGGAACGGGTCGGACGCAGCTTCCGACCGCGTCGGGTCAAGCTTCTACGGGACTATGTCGTGCTGCGGACCGCGGAATGGAAGACGAAGAAGCATCGTACGGCGACCCTGTCCTGA
- a CDS encoding GFA family protein translates to MRKLYNGSCHCKAIVFTAVLDLSSGTLKCNCRLCWKQRMWKTNRIAIEDFSLVAQPGRLGGFMGKHQGTHHFCNACGISTHTHVRRPESGEEYVVVQVATIDDLPVDELLAAPLTIVDGLHDDWTHAPAETRHL, encoded by the coding sequence TTGAGAAAGCTGTATAACGGTTCGTGTCACTGCAAGGCGATTGTTTTCACAGCCGTGCTGGATCTGTCGTCGGGCACGTTGAAATGCAATTGCCGCCTGTGCTGGAAGCAGCGCATGTGGAAGACGAACAGGATCGCTATCGAGGACTTTTCGTTAGTCGCCCAGCCCGGACGATTGGGCGGCTTCATGGGAAAGCATCAGGGCACGCACCATTTCTGCAACGCTTGCGGCATCTCCACCCACACGCATGTTCGCCGCCCGGAAAGTGGTGAGGAGTACGTCGTGGTGCAGGTTGCAACCATCGACGATCTGCCGGTCGACGAGCTTCTCGCCGCCCCGCTGACGATCGTCGATGGCCTGCACGACGATTGGACGCATGCACCCGCGGAAACGCGCCACCTGTAG
- a CDS encoding VOC family protein, whose amino-acid sequence MTDGVGVAGIYVRDQDEALAFYVGKLGFVVHTDAKNGDFRWLTVQHPDQPGFQLGLFRPGPPMIDKDTADTLDAVVAKGAMPPLVLTVDDCRAAYERFSAKGVEFTQEPVSRFGSVDASFRDPSDNGWKLVEAR is encoded by the coding sequence ATGACTGATGGCGTCGGAGTTGCCGGCATCTACGTGCGCGACCAGGACGAGGCGCTCGCCTTCTACGTCGGTAAGCTGGGTTTCGTCGTTCACACGGACGCGAAAAACGGCGATTTTCGCTGGCTGACAGTGCAGCATCCGGATCAACCCGGCTTCCAGTTGGGCCTGTTCAGGCCCGGGCCGCCGATGATCGACAAAGACACCGCAGACACGCTGGACGCGGTGGTCGCCAAGGGCGCCATGCCGCCGTTGGTGCTGACCGTTGACGACTGTCGTGCCGCCTATGAGCGCTTTTCGGCAAAGGGGGTCGAATTCACGCAGGAACCGGTGAGCCGTTTCGGGAGCGTCGACGCCAGTTTCCGCGATCCTTCGGACAATGGGTGGAAGCTGGTGGAAGCGCGATGA
- a CDS encoding glutathione S-transferase family protein, with product MPTLYYSPNSRSDTVVALVPMLGAEIAMREVTIARQDGSGGRDPVNPHPEGKVPYLTDGEDEVRERGAIMLYLTDAYPAAGLGPLPGEAARGAYLSWLFYYQGVMEPLLILKWAGVTHPALTASLRDFDTMIERLAEPLRRGPWLLGERFSAADMLCSSPFFWFADMTPADPAIRDWVARCGERMGKGAR from the coding sequence ATGCCCACCCTCTACTATTCGCCGAATTCCCGATCAGACACGGTCGTGGCGCTCGTCCCCATGCTGGGCGCCGAGATCGCAATGCGTGAGGTCACCATCGCGCGGCAGGACGGGTCGGGCGGCCGCGATCCGGTCAATCCGCACCCGGAAGGCAAGGTGCCCTATCTGACCGACGGCGAGGATGAGGTGCGCGAGCGCGGCGCGATCATGCTCTATCTGACCGATGCCTATCCCGCCGCCGGTCTCGGGCCGCTGCCAGGAGAAGCGGCGCGTGGCGCCTACCTGTCGTGGCTGTTTTACTATCAGGGCGTCATGGAACCGCTGCTCATCCTGAAATGGGCGGGCGTCACGCACCCGGCGCTCACCGCGAGCCTGCGCGACTTCGACACGATGATCGAGCGGCTGGCCGAGCCGCTCCGCCGCGGGCCATGGCTTCTTGGGGAGCGTTTCTCCGCCGCCGACATGCTGTGCAGTTCGCCGTTCTTCTGGTTCGCCGACATGACCCCTGCGGATCCGGCGATCCGCGACTGGGTCGCGCGTTGCGGCGAACGGATGGGCAAAGGCGCAAGGTAG
- a CDS encoding prolyl oligopeptidase family serine peptidase: MMMHGLAKLGWRTLSLTALGIFALPAVAQQPFQMPPPELVQPSNGGVRIGEQGLFANWYAGPARDEKVPAVLLLGGSEGGIGSGAARQAADLSAHGIAVLQLAYFGAPGLPSKLDLVPLSYFDKALAWIKRQPGVDPKRIAVVGASKGAEAALLIATRHPELRAVVVGAPSAAVWPGIDFSGGDTGSSWTVDGHPLPYLRYGEGATSTFDGYRTGFATLPAHRDAAIPVARIKAKVMLICGRADTLWPSCPMAQLVKRKMGRTALVLAYDDAGHAVFGPPVQTDTAGYRSLASLGGTSEGNNRARADAWPKVVTFLQR; the protein is encoded by the coding sequence ATGATGATGCACGGGCTAGCAAAATTAGGATGGCGGACGCTCTCGCTGACTGCGCTTGGCATCTTCGCGCTTCCTGCGGTGGCGCAGCAACCGTTTCAGATGCCTCCACCCGAACTGGTGCAGCCCTCTAACGGCGGTGTCCGCATCGGGGAGCAGGGCCTTTTCGCCAACTGGTATGCGGGTCCAGCGCGCGATGAGAAGGTCCCGGCGGTCTTGCTCCTCGGCGGGTCCGAGGGCGGGATCGGCAGCGGTGCCGCACGCCAAGCCGCTGATCTGTCAGCGCACGGCATAGCGGTTTTGCAGCTCGCCTATTTTGGCGCACCCGGCTTGCCGTCGAAGCTGGACCTCGTCCCGCTCTCCTATTTCGACAAGGCGCTGGCCTGGATCAAACGGCAGCCGGGGGTCGATCCCAAGCGGATAGCCGTCGTCGGTGCGTCCAAGGGGGCTGAAGCCGCTTTGCTCATCGCGACGCGCCACCCCGAACTCCGCGCCGTGGTCGTCGGTGCGCCGTCGGCCGCGGTCTGGCCGGGGATCGATTTCTCCGGCGGGGACACGGGCTCGTCCTGGACCGTGGACGGACACCCCCTTCCGTATCTCCGCTATGGAGAAGGCGCCACCAGCACCTTCGACGGGTATCGAACCGGCTTCGCCACACTGCCGGCGCATCGCGACGCGGCCATTCCGGTGGCGAGGATCAAGGCGAAGGTCATGCTCATCTGCGGTCGCGCCGACACCTTGTGGCCGTCCTGCCCGATGGCCCAACTAGTGAAGCGCAAGATGGGCAGAACGGCCCTCGTCCTGGCGTACGACGACGCGGGTCACGCGGTGTTCGGCCCGCCGGTCCAGACGGACACGGCGGGGTATCGCTCGTTGGCTTCGCTCGGGGGAACATCCGAGGGAAATAATCGAGCGCGCGCCGATGCGTGGCCCAAGGTGGTGACGTTCCTTCAACGATAG
- a CDS encoding PaaI family thioesterase, which yields MIEPSTAEAIVLDRLLGSPVARSLGLAIDSIEPRSVRLRLPFAATNVTERTVIHGGVIATLADVAAVATAVSGAKAAPSGGATSSLSITYLAPADGCDLIATGIALRSGSRQHAIRVRIAGNDGAPVAEALVQVVLV from the coding sequence ATGATCGAACCGTCAACCGCTGAGGCCATCGTCCTCGACAGGCTGCTGGGCTCGCCCGTTGCGCGTTCGCTAGGCTTGGCGATCGACAGCATCGAGCCGCGTTCAGTCCGGCTGCGCCTACCATTCGCAGCCACGAACGTAACGGAGAGAACCGTCATCCACGGCGGCGTCATCGCCACCCTCGCCGACGTGGCGGCCGTCGCCACAGCGGTGTCGGGCGCGAAGGCCGCGCCATCAGGCGGAGCGACCAGCAGTTTGAGCATCACCTACCTTGCCCCGGCAGACGGCTGCGATCTTATCGCGACCGGCATAGCGTTGCGCAGCGGCAGTCGGCAGCATGCCATACGAGTCCGGATTGCAGGCAACGATGGCGCCCCCGTCGCAGAGGCTCTGGTACAGGTGGTGCTCGTATGA